The following coding sequences are from one Ornithodoros turicata isolate Travis chromosome 1, ASM3712646v1, whole genome shotgun sequence window:
- the LOC135378861 gene encoding zinc finger protein 664-like, which produces MQRILFASEQSAFETMLCPHSFCSCPSRTRHLGRRFSRTAHTVPQELFCWEIITTPDICVKEEPEDSQTSLTIRQASSSAQAVTVLEGRCFPPGVPSSVSSESNSGSHDQGASATSPLCTEENNGGNGTDSSPQESNHETDFLDASSELSFKCNLCPGTFIEEAHLRSHLEAHVRRPLVCDTCSASFSQLTAFVYHMRQHTQARQRKCPICSGEFDTQSLLENHIAVHAGEVCGNGQVRDAGLAQTTNRVRLQTTNKPHECKHCTASFAFAAQLSVHMLGHAGEKPHKCTMCPAAFYGHSQLTCHMRTHTGEKPFKCQLCPAEFVISAHLKSHMRTHTGEKPYKCEICPASYSQSVDLKRHMAKHTGEKPFKCAFCPAAFVRCLRLADHQRTHTGEKPYKCETCDATFSYTRQLKAHMETHTGQKPHRCRLCPAQFSQSTNLKRHMQVHTGEKPHKCEICLATFAQHSHLKRHVRIHGEERSSVTSEALC; this is translated from the exons ATGCAGCGGATTTTATTTGCGTCGGAACAGTCTGCCTTCGAGACGATGTTGTGTCCACATTCCTTCTGTTCATGTCCTTCGCGGACGCGTCACCTTGGCAGGCGTTTCTCCCGAACTGCACATACTGTACCTCAAGAGCTGTTTTGTT GGGAAATAATAACTACACCAGATATTTGCGTCAAAGAAGAGCCCGAGGACTCCCAAACATCCCTGACAATAAGACAGGCCTCGTCGAGCGCGCAGGCTGTAACCGTTCTCGAAGGTCGTTGCTTTCCACCAGGTGTCCCGTCGAGTGTGAGTAGCGAATCGAACTCAGGTAGCCACGACCAAGGTGCTAGTGCTACAAGCCCTTTGTGCACGGAGGAGAACAACGGAGGAAACGGCACAGACTCGTCGCCGCAAGAGAGCAACCATGAAACAGATTTTCTCGATGCTTCAAGCGAGCTGTCTTTCAAGTGCAACCTATGTCCGGGGACGTTCATCGAAGAAGCCCATTTGAGGAGCCACCTCGAGGCGCATGTCAGGAGACCGCTGGTTTGTGATACCTGCTCTGCATCATTTTCTCAGCTTACGGCCTTCGTGTATCACATGAGGCAGCACACACAAGCGAGGCAGCGCAAGTGCCCGATATGCTCCGGCGAGTTCGACACGCAGTCCTTGCTGGAGAATCACATTGCCGTCCACGCCGGCGAGGTGTGCGGCAACGGGCAAGTTAGGGACGCGGGACTCGCTCAGACCACGAATCGTGTACGACTACAAACGACCAACAAGCCTCACGAGTGCAAGCACTGCACCGCGTCCTTTGCCTTCGCCGCACAGTTGAGTGTCCACATGTTGGGGCACGCGGGGGAGAAGCCGCACAAGTGCACGATGTGCCCCGCTGCGTTCTACGGGCACTCGCAACTCACGTGCCATATGCGAAcgcacacgggtgagaagccctTCAAGTGCCAGCTGTGCCCCGCGGAATTCGTTATCTCGGCCCACCTTAAGTCTCACATGCGGACGCACACCggcgagaagccctacaagtgcgaGATCTGCCCGGCCTCGTACTCGCAGAGCGTGGACCTCAAGAGGCACATGGCGAagcacacgggagagaagccgtTCAAGTGCGCCTTCTGTCCTGCGGCGTTCGTTCGTTGCTTGCGGCTGGCCGACCACCAGAGgacgcacacgggcgagaagccgtacaagtgcgagaCGTGCGACGCCACCTTCTCGTACACCCGCCAGCTCAAGGCCCACATGGAGACGCACACGGGCCAGAAGCCGCACAGGTGCCGGCTGTGCCCCGCGCAGTTCAGCCAATCCACCAACCTCAAGCGCCACATGCAGgtgcacacgggcgagaagccgcaCAAGTGCGAGATCTGCCTCGCGACTTTCGCCCAGCACTCGCACCTGAAGCGTCACGTACGGATACATGGGGAAGAGAGGTCAAGCGTGACGTCCGAAGCGCTCTGCTGA